A genomic segment from Equus przewalskii isolate Varuska chromosome X, EquPr2, whole genome shotgun sequence encodes:
- the LOC103541786 gene encoding melanoma-associated antigen B18-like: MPRGQKSKLRAREKRRQAQIETQRLQDAQATEAEEGSPSSPSPSFGGSPKSSPSAGSGSKSQRSRRAPPTTNTSAGVSCTRSDEGAKNQDEERPSTSQASASTDDPHRTPLDQKAILLVEFLLRKYNMRDPITKQDMMRQVIKKHKAHFHVILKKASELMVLAFGIDVKEVDPIRHRYVLVSKLQRTSDDRLRGEKIMPKTGLLMTILCVIFMKANCAAEEDIWEVLNVMGIYADKKHYIYGDANKLITEDFVQERYLEYRQVPNSDPPRYAFLWGPRAHAETSKMKVLEFLAKLHDTVPSAFPAWYEEALRDEEERARARFASLLRIGTTANVPSGVNLGSLSQL; encoded by the coding sequence ATGCCTCGGGGGCAGAAGAGTAAACTCCGTGCCCGTGAGAAACGCCGTCAGGCCCAGATTGAGACTCAGCGTCTCCAGGAtgctcaggccactgaagcagaggaagggtccccttcctccccctctccttctTTTGGTGGTAGTCCCAAGAGCTCCCCTTCTGCTGGGTCAGGTAGCAAATCCCAGAGGTCTCGGAGGGCCCCACCCACAACCAATACTTCTGCAGGTGTTTCATGCACAAGGTCTGATGAAGGTGCCAAGAACCAAGATGAGGAAAGACCAAGCACCTCCCAGGCATCAGCCAGCACTGATGATCCTCACAGAACCCCTCTAGATCAGAAGGCAATTTTATTGGTGGAATTCCTGCTGCGCAAGTATAACATGAGGGATCCCATAACAAAACAAGATATGATGAGGCAGGTCATCAAAAAGCACAAAGCACACTTCCATGTGATCCTCAAGAAAGCTTCTGAGCTAATGGTGCTGGCCTTTGGAATTGATGTGAAGGAAGTTGATCCTATTAGGCACCGCTATGTCCTTGTCAGCAAATTGCAGCGCACCTCTGATGACAGGCTGAGGGGTGAGAAGATCATGCCCAAAACCGGCCTCCTGATGACTATCCTCTGTGTGATCTTCATGAAGGCCAACTGTGCTGCGGAAGAGGATATCTGGGAAGTACTTAATGTGATGGGGATATATGCTGACAAGAAGCACTACATCTATGGGGATGCCAATAAGCTCATCACTGAAGATTTCGTGCAAGAAAGGTACCTGGAGTACCGGCAGGTGCCCAACAGCGATCCTCCACGCTATGCATTCCTGTGGGGTCCAAGAGCCCATGCTGAAACCAGCAAGATGAAAGTCCTGGAATTTTTGGCCAAGCTTCATGATACCGTCCCTAGTGCCTTCCCAGCCTGGTATGAAGAAGCTTTGcgagatgaggaagagagagcccGAGCCAGATTTGCATCTTTGCTTCGTATTGGTACCACGGCTAATGTGCCTTCCGGGGTCAATCTTGGCAGCTTGTCCCAGCTGTAG